The Drosophila mauritiana strain mau12 chromosome 2R, ASM438214v1, whole genome shotgun sequence genome has a segment encoding these proteins:
- the LOC117136032 gene encoding Usher syndrome type-1G protein homolog isoform X2, translated as MKRQNQQQQRQDPEYSDLSPPSGSSKTGNMLSTLKQKIWSSQGNLNKTPRDTPPPTKFSDLVGSGSSSSGGSTIASRAGTVQKRPSQLQKQHSSTCPHSKTSSDTDGGFKVREVEPDGKRTITSLTGLQRDSEVLYVGTFSSNEDSVGKRGKISDVFECMESDELDHSDNRSGYSSTLARSFSQPDILGDGQLTQELSEEVTLQRPVGLFDRPTMLGSIAFRRSVTAALSQLQLHTDTSSTSTMRNAGSNPPKSRNGGGKGRLYLNLSDDTDSEGGGHDIYSDDDDDDRDAGGSALQRFLAVWALEEYLPVFQKQEIDLETLMLLTESDIKSLGLPLGPFRKLTFAIQERRNALANPGPLVDSRL; from the exons ATGAAGCGCcagaatcagcagcaacagcgccAGGATCCGGAGTATTCAGATCTAAGCCCACCCAGTGGCTCCAGCAAGACCGGCAACATGCTGTCCACTTTGAAGCAGAAGATCTGGTCCAGCCAGGGCAATCTAAATAAGACACCAAGGGATACACCGCCTCCCACAAAGTTCAGCGATCTGGTTGGAAGcggtagcagcagcagcggtgGCTCCACGATAGCCAGTCGAGCGGGAACGGTGCAAAAGAGACCATCGCAGCTCCAAAAGCAGCACAGCAGCACATGTCCACACTCCAAGACTTCCAGCGACACAGACGGTGGCTTCAAGGTACGCGAGGTGGAGCCAGATGGAAAGCGAACCATTACATCGCTTACGGGTCTGCAGAGAGACTCCGAGGTGCTGTACGTGGGCACCTTCAGTTCCAACGAGGACAGTGTCGGCAAGCGCGGCAAGATAAGCGATGTTTTTGAGTGCATGGAGTCCGATGAGTTGGACCACAGCGATAACCGGAGTGGCTATAGCTCTACTTTAGCGCGTTCCTTCTCCCAACCGGATATTCTGGGGGATGGTCAGTTAACCCAGGAACTAAGCGAGGAAGTCACCCTCCAGAGACCCGTTGGACTCTTTGACAGACCCACCATGCTGGGCAGCATTGCCTTTCGTCGATCCGTAACTGCTGCTTTAAGTCAGCTTCAACTACACACGGACACCAGTTCCACTTCCACGATGCGGAATGCGGGCAGCAATCCTCCAAAGTCACGAAATGGCGGAGGAAAGGGTCGCTTATATCTGAACCTTTCAGATGATACGGATTCGGAGGGCGGCGGTCATGATATCTACAgcgatgatgacgacgacgaccgAGACGCCGGAGGAAGTGCCTTGCAGCGATTCCTGGCCGTCTGGGCCCTGGAAGAATACCTGCCAGT ATTTCAAAAGCAAGAGATCGACTTGGAGACTCTGATGCTGCTTACAGAGTCGGACATTAAGTCACTTGGCTTGCCACTGGGTCCATTCCGCAAACTCACCTTCGCCATCCAGGAGAGACGTAACGCCCTGGCCAATCCCGGACCCCTGGTAGACAGTCGACTGTAG
- the LOC117136032 gene encoding Usher syndrome type-1G protein homolog isoform X1, with protein sequence MSSDRFHKAAKDGLLDVLAAATRKDTNAKDSDSMTPVMWAAFEGRLDALRLLCGRGGDPDKCDQFGNTALHLASAKGHLHCVDFLVKFGVNIYALDIDKHSAKDLAAINGRDEILRYLDVAFTNFEATEKKKCKALKELAEKNCEKRVREYMKRQNQQQQRQDPEYSDLSPPSGSSKTGNMLSTLKQKIWSSQGNLNKTPRDTPPPTKFSDLVGSGSSSSGGSTIASRAGTVQKRPSQLQKQHSSTCPHSKTSSDTDGGFKVREVEPDGKRTITSLTGLQRDSEVLYVGTFSSNEDSVGKRGKISDVFECMESDELDHSDNRSGYSSTLARSFSQPDILGDGQLTQELSEEVTLQRPVGLFDRPTMLGSIAFRRSVTAALSQLQLHTDTSSTSTMRNAGSNPPKSRNGGGKGRLYLNLSDDTDSEGGGHDIYSDDDDDDRDAGGSALQRFLAVWALEEYLPVFQKQEIDLETLMLLTESDIKSLGLPLGPFRKLTFAIQERRNALANPGPLVDSRL encoded by the exons ATGTCATCGGATCGGTTTCACAA AGCCGCCAAAGATGGGCTGTTGGATGTGTTGGCAGCAGCCACACGGAAGGATACGAATGCCAAGGACAGTGATTCCATGACGCCGGTCATGTGGGCTGCCTTCGAGGGCCGTCTGGATGCACTGCGTCTGCTGTGCGGCAGGGG TGGTGATCCTGACAAATGCGATCAGTTCGGAAACACAGCCTTGCACTTGGCCTCCGCCAAGGGTCATTTGCATTGCGTCGACTTTTTGGTGAAATTCGGAGTTAACATCTACGCCTTGGATATCGATAAGCACAGCGCCAAGGATCTGGCGGCTATTAATGGCAGGGACGAGATCCTGCGCTACTTGGATGTTGCCTTCACAAACTTTGAGGCCACTGAAAA aaaaaaaTGCAAGGCCCTGAAAGAATTGGCCGAGAAAAACTGCGAGAAACGTGTTAGGGAGTACATGAAGCGCcagaatcagcagcaacagcgccAGGATCCGGAGTATTCAGATCTAAGCCCACCCAGTGGCTCCAGCAAGACCGGCAACATGCTGTCCACTTTGAAGCAGAAGATCTGGTCCAGCCAGGGCAATCTAAATAAGACACCAAGGGATACACCGCCTCCCACAAAGTTCAGCGATCTGGTTGGAAGcggtagcagcagcagcggtgGCTCCACGATAGCCAGTCGAGCGGGAACGGTGCAAAAGAGACCATCGCAGCTCCAAAAGCAGCACAGCAGCACATGTCCACACTCCAAGACTTCCAGCGACACAGACGGTGGCTTCAAGGTACGCGAGGTGGAGCCAGATGGAAAGCGAACCATTACATCGCTTACGGGTCTGCAGAGAGACTCCGAGGTGCTGTACGTGGGCACCTTCAGTTCCAACGAGGACAGTGTCGGCAAGCGCGGCAAGATAAGCGATGTTTTTGAGTGCATGGAGTCCGATGAGTTGGACCACAGCGATAACCGGAGTGGCTATAGCTCTACTTTAGCGCGTTCCTTCTCCCAACCGGATATTCTGGGGGATGGTCAGTTAACCCAGGAACTAAGCGAGGAAGTCACCCTCCAGAGACCCGTTGGACTCTTTGACAGACCCACCATGCTGGGCAGCATTGCCTTTCGTCGATCCGTAACTGCTGCTTTAAGTCAGCTTCAACTACACACGGACACCAGTTCCACTTCCACGATGCGGAATGCGGGCAGCAATCCTCCAAAGTCACGAAATGGCGGAGGAAAGGGTCGCTTATATCTGAACCTTTCAGATGATACGGATTCGGAGGGCGGCGGTCATGATATCTACAgcgatgatgacgacgacgaccgAGACGCCGGAGGAAGTGCCTTGCAGCGATTCCTGGCCGTCTGGGCCCTGGAAGAATACCTGCCAGT ATTTCAAAAGCAAGAGATCGACTTGGAGACTCTGATGCTGCTTACAGAGTCGGACATTAAGTCACTTGGCTTGCCACTGGGTCCATTCCGCAAACTCACCTTCGCCATCCAGGAGAGACGTAACGCCCTGGCCAATCCCGGACCCCTGGTAGACAGTCGACTGTAG
- the LOC117136031 gene encoding multidrug resistance protein homolog 49, with product MAKKEDSRLPQAGDFQLKEGSVLDATRKYSYFDLFRYSTRCERFLLVVSLLVATAASAFIPYFMIIYGEFTSLLVDRTVGVGTSSPAFALPMFGGGQQLTNASKEENNQAIIDDATAFGIGSLVGSVAMFLLITLAIDLANRIALNQIDRIRKLFLEAMLRQDIAWYDTSSGSNFASKMTEDLDKLKEGIGEKVVIVVFLIMTFVIGIVSAFVYGWKLTLVVLSCVPFIIAATSVVARLQGSLAEKELKSYSDAANVVEEVFSGIRTVFAFSGQDKEKERFGKLLIPAENTGRKKGLYSGMGNALSWLIIYLCMALAIWYGVTLILDERDLPDRVYTPAVLVIVLFAVIMGAQNLGFASPHVEAIAVATAAGQTLFNIIDRPSQVDPMDEKGNRPENTAGHIRFEGIRFRYPARPDVEILKGLTVDVLPGQTVAFVGASGCGKSTLIQLMQRFYDPEAGSVKLDGRDLRTLNVGWLRSQIGVVGQEPVLFATTIGENIRYGRPSATQADIEKAARAANCHDFITRLPKGYDTQVGEKGAQISGGQKQRIAIARALVRQPQVLLLDEATSALDPTSEKRVQSALELASQGPTTLVVAHRLSTITNADKIVFLKDGVVAEQGTHEELMGRRGLYCELVNITQRKEATEADEGAVAGRPLQKSQNLSDEETDDDEEDEEEDEEPELQTSGSSRDSGFRASTRRKRRSQRRKKKKDKEVVSKVSFTQLMKLNSPEWRFIVVGGIASVMHGATFPLWGLFFGDFFGILSDGDDDVVRAEVLKISMIFVGIGLMAGLGNMLQTYMFTTAGVKMTTRLRKRAFGTIIGQDIAYFDDERNSVGALCSRLASDCSNVQGATGARVGTMLQAVATLVVGMVVGFVFSWQQTLLTLVTLPLVCLSVYLEGRFIMKSAQKAKASIEEASQVAVEAITNIRTVNGLCLERQVLDQYVQQIDRVDVACRRKVRFRGLVFALGQAAPFLAYGISMYYGGVLVAEERMNYEDIIKVAEALIFGSWMLGQALAYAPNVNDAILSAGRLMDLFKRTSTQPNPPQSPYNTVEKSEGDIVYENVGFEYPTRKGTPILQGLNLTIKKSTTVALVGPSGSGKSTCVQLLLRYYDPVSGSVNLSGVPSTEFPLDTLRSKLGLVSQEPVLFDRTIAENIAYGNNFRDDVSMQEIIEAAKKSNIHNFISALPQGYDTRLGKTSQLSGGQKQRIAIARALVRNPKILILDEATSALDLESEKVVQQALDEARSGRTCLTIAHRLTTVRNADLICVLKRGVVVEHGTHDELMALNKIYANLYLMQQVSG from the exons ATGGCCAAGAAGGAGGACTCACGGCTGCCACAAGCTGGTGACTTTCAGCTTAAGGAAGGATCAGTGCTTGATGCGACCCGGAAGTACAGTTACTTTGATCTG TTCAGATACTCAACCAGATGCGAGCGCTTCCTGTTGGTAGTCAGTCTGCTGGTGGCCACCGCTGCGTCCGCTTTTATACCCTACTTCATGATTATCTATGGAGAGTTCACATCCCTGCTCGTGGACCGAACAGTCGGCGTGGGCACATCCTCGCCCGCCTTTGCTCTGCCCATGTTTGGTGGCGGCCAGCAATT GACAAATGCCAGCAAAGAGGAGAACAACCAGGCGATCATTGATGATGCGACTGCCTTTGGCATTGGCAGTCTGGTGGGTTCTGTGGCCATGTTCCTGCTCATCACACTGGCCATCGACTTGGCCAACCGGATAGCCCTCAACCAGATCGATCGCATACGAAAGCTCTTCCTGGAGGCAATGCTGCGACAGGACATCGCCTGGTACGACACCAGTTCGGGCTCCAACTTCGCCAGCAAAATGACAGA AGACCTGGACAAACTGAAGGAAGGCATTGGCGAGAAAGTGGTGATTGTGGTATTCTTGATCATGACCTTTGTGATTGGAATAGTGTCTGCTTTCGTCTACGGATGGAAGCTCACCCTGGTCGTTCTGAGTTGTGTGCCCTTCATCATCGCAGCCACCAGTGTGGTGGCTCGACTCCAGGGATCGCTGGCCGAGAAGGAGCTGAAGTCATACTCGGATGCAGCCAACGTGGTCGAGGAGGTATTCAGTGGAATTCGCACAGTATTCGCATTCAGTGGTCAGGACAAGGAGAAGGAACGCTTTGGAAAGCTGCTCATTCCCGCAGAGAATACGGGTCGCAAGAAGGGTCTCTACTCGGGCATGGGAAATGCGCTGTCCTGGCTGATCATCTACCTGTGCATGGCCCTTGCCATCTGGTATGGTGTGACGCTCATTCTGGACGAGCGTGATCTTCCCGATCGCGTTTATACTCCTGCCGTTCTGGTCATTGTCCTGTTCGCCGTGATCATGGGTGCCCAGAATCTCGGTTTCGCCTCTCCGCACGTGGAAGCCATTGCTGTGGCCACGGCAGCTGGCCAGACCCTGTTCAACATCATCGATCGCCCGTCGCAGGTGGATCCAATGGACGAGAAGGGAAACAGGCCGGAGAACACCGCTGGACACATTCGTTTCGAGGGCATCCGCTTCCGTTACCCCGCCCGCCCGGATGTGGAGATCCTCAAGGGTCTGACCGTCGATGTGCTTCCGGGTCAGACGGTGGCCTTCGTGGGCGCATCTGGGTGTGGCAAGAGCACCCTCATCCAGCTGATGCAGCGGTTCTACGACCCCGAAGCGGGCAGCGTCAAACTGGATGGACGGGATCTTCGAACACTGAATGTGGGCTGGTTGCGTTCGCAGATCGGAGTGGTGGGCCAGGAACCGGTTCTCTTCGCCACCACCATTGGCGAGAATATCCGATACGGAAGACCATCGGCCACTCAGGCGGATATAGAGAAGGCGGCGCGAGCGGCCAACTGTCATGATTTCATCACTCGCCTACCCAAGGGCTACGACACCCAGGTGGGCGAGAAAGGCGCCCAGATCTCTGGTGGCCAGAAGCAGCGGATTGCCATTGCCCGGGCTTTGGTTCGACAGCCCCAAGTGCTCCTTCTCGACGAGGCCACCTCTGCCCTGGATCCCACCTCTGAGAAGCGGGTGCAAAGTGCCCTAGAACTGGCCAGTCAGGGACCAACCACTCTGGTTGTGGCCCACCGACTGTCCACCATCACCAATGCCGACAAGATTGTCTTCCTCAAGGACGGTGTAGTGGCGGAGCAGGGTACGCACGAGGAGCTCATGGGGCGACGGGGTCTCTACTGCGAACTGGTGAACATCACCCAGCGCAAGGAGGCCACGGAGGCGGACGAGGGAGCGGTGGCCGGGCGACCTCTGCAGAAGTCGCAGAACCTGTCTGACGAGGAAACCGATGATGacgaggaggatgaggaggaggacgaggagccgGAGCTGCAGACTTCGGGCAGCTCCAGGGACAGCGGATTCAGAGCCAGCACGCGACGCAAGC GTCGCTCGCAGCGTcgcaagaagaagaaggacaAGGAAGTGGTGTCCAAGGTGTCCTTCACTCAACTAATGAAGCTTAATTCTCCGGAGTGGCGTTTCATTGTGGTCGGAGGCATTGCATCCGTAATGCATGGCGCCACATTCCCGCTTTGGGGTCTCTTCTTCGGCGACTTCTTTGGAATCCTCTCGGACGGTGACGATGACGTTGTGCGAGCCGAGGTCCTGAAAATCTCCATGATCTTTGTGGGCATCGGCTTGATGGCCGGATTGGGCAACATGCTCCAGACCTACATGTTCACAACGGCCGGCGTTAAGATGACAACGCGATTGCGTAAACGGGCTTTTGGAACGATTATTGGTCAGGATATTGCCTACTTCGATGACGAGCGGAATTCCGTGGGAGCACTGTGCTCCCGCCTAGCCAGCGATTGTTCCAACGTTCAGGGG GCAACCGGAGCTCGTGTGGGCACAATGCTCCAGGCCGTGGCCACTCTTGTGGTTGGAATGGTCGTCGGTTTCGTTTTCTCCTGGCAACAGACGCTCCTCACACTGGTCACCCTGCCCCTGGTCTGTTTGTCCGTCTACTTGGAGGGCCGCTTCATCATGAAGAGCGCCCAGAAGGCTAAGGCGTCGATCGAGGAGGCTTCTCAAGTGGCAGTGGAAGCTATTACCAATATCCGAACGGTCAATGGTCTTTGCCTAGAGCGCCAGGTCTTGGATCAGTACGTTCAGCAGATCGATCGCGTGGATGTCGCCTGCAGGCGCAAGGTTCGCTTCCGTGGTCTGGTTTTCGCTCTGGGACAGGCGGCTCCTTTCCTGGCTTACGGCATCTCTATGTACTATGGTGGTGTCCTGGTGGCAGAGGAGCGAATGAACTACGAGGACATCATCAAGGTGGCCGAGGCTCTGATCTTTGGCTCCTGGATGTTGGGACAGGCCCTGGCCTACGCGCCAAATGTAAACGATGCTATTCTGTCCGCTGGACGCCTGATGGATCTCTTCAAGCGCACCTCCACGCAGCCCAATCCGCCACAGAGTCCCTACAATACAGTTGAG AAATCCGAGGGAGACATTGTCTATGAAAACGTGGGCTTCGAATATCCGACGAGGAAGGGAACTCCCATTCTGCAGGGCCTAAATCTCACCATCAAGAAGTCGACGACGGTGGCTCTGGTGGGTCCATCTGGTTCCGGCAAGTCCACCTGCGTGCAACTGCTGCTCCGCTACTACGATCCCGTATCGGGATCCGTGAATCTGAGCGGAGTGCCAAGCACGGAATTCCCCTTGGACACACTTCGCTCCAAGCTGGGCCTGGTCTCGCAGGAACCCGTGCTCTTCGATCGCACCATTGCCGAGAACATAGCTTATGGCAACAATTTCCGTGACGATGTGTCCATGCAGGAGATTATTGAGGCGGCCAAGAAGTCCAATATCCACAACTTTATTAGTGCTTTGCCCCAAGGCTACGACACCCGGCTGGGCAAGACCTCGCAGCTCTCTGGAGGTCAGAAGCAGCGCATCGCCATCGCTCGAGCGCTGGTCAGAAACCCGAAGATACTCATCCTGGACGAGGCCACCTCTGCGCTGGACTTGGAGAGCGAGAAGGTGGTGCAACAGGCGCTGGATGAGGCGAGATCAGGCCGCACATGCCTGACGATCGCGCATCGTCTGACCACCGTGCGCAATGCGGATCTCATCTGTGTGCTGAAACGCGGCGTGGTAGTGGAGCACGGCACCCACGATGAGTTGATGGCACTGAACAAAATCTACGCCAATCTCTACCTGATGCAACAGGTGTCGGGCTAA
- the LOC117137705 gene encoding uncharacterized protein LOC117137705 has protein sequence MAYKWVQSSAYSSLPEEAVVGGNDEDGAMIYVGRAEHEGDMLVCKVVPSKQLGFISQRGEALPKDIFEVLCGQNLVWIKCYDHVIPENAVLCGRTSLDQPVYIGRGHYEGHLIIGKISSVHRALFIAFRGAERRLDSYEILVEERRVVPGWQLPPPPPPLEEPEKCPLTPPPPPSPPAMAPPLPAKPYPYPDLAAMPFPDRPPAYTPTPDPMPPVGGVTVMPSPTPPPPAGGVLVMPRPPPPPPPAGGVLVMPPPPPSFTPAEVSVAPPPSYVPAEVTAVSVPVGPSFTPASTYNPYEAGCSSYTPAECAAPSAYDAYGYGNNYDVWVSAEPGYYYSPDAVIGGHDSNMEQLLVCRAYYRGVHVPGKAIPSQGCGYIAHGGREIIEPSYQMLVGKGKYHWVPSYGGNVPPGAVVAGTTPGGAPLYIGRGHYCGSLTPGVIETYNRCLQIPFGGQEIRLSSYEVLVRSDIYHGQQAIRLVY, from the exons ATGG CCTACAAATGGGTTCAATCCTCGGCCTACTCCTCCCTTCCCGAGGAGGCAGTGGTGGGCGGCAACGATGAGGACGGCGCCATGATATACGTGGGCAGGGCGGAGCACGAGGGCGATATGTTGGTCTGCAAGGTGGTGCCGAGCAAGCAGCTGGGATTCATTTCGCAGCGAGGAGAAGCACTGCCCAAGGACATCTTCGAGGTGCTGTGCGGCCAGAATCTGGTGTGGATCAAGTGTTACGACCATGTGATTCCCGAGAATGCTGTACTCTGTGGACGCACATCGCTGGATCAGCCCGTGTACATTGGTCGTGGTCATTACGAGGGTCACCTGATTATCGGGAAAATCTCCTCTGTTCATCGAGCTCTGTTCATCGCTTTTCGCGGTGCCGAACGTCGTCTGGATTCCTATGAGATTTTGGTGGAGGAGCGCAGAGTGGTTCCTGGCTGGCAGCTGccgccaccacctcctccactAGAGGAGCCGGAAAAGTGTCCACTAACGCCGCCGCCTCCACCTTCGCCACCGGCCATGGCGCCGCCACTGCCGGCCAAACCATATCCCTATCCGGATTTGGCTGCCATGCCATTTCCTGACAGGCCTCCGGCCTACACACCTACTCCGGATCCCATGCCGCCCGTTGGTGGTGTGACGGTGATGCCGAGTCCAACCCCACCACCGCCGGCGGGAGGAGTGCTGGTCATGCCacgaccaccaccaccaccaccgcctgCTGGTGGAGTGCTGGTCatgccacctcctcctccatcGTTCACTCCTGCTGAGGTCTCCGTGGCGCCACCACCATCATATGTTCCCGCAGAGGTGACCGCAGTATCCGTTCCCGTGGGACCATCGTTTACACCCGCTTCCACCTATAATCCCTACGAGGCGGGATGCTCGTCCTACACTCCGGCCGAGTGTGCTGCTCCTTCGGCATATGACGCTTACGGCTATGGCAACAACTATGACGTTTGGGTATCCGCCGAACCAGGCTATTATTACTCCCCAGATGCCGTGATTGGAGGTCATGACAGCAACATGGAGCAACTGCTAGTTTGCAGGGCCTACTACCGTGGTGTCCATGTTCCTGGCAAGGCCATTCCCAGCCAGGGATGTGGCTACATAGCCCACGGGGGTCGCGAAATCATTGAGCCCTCGTACCAAATGCTGGTGGGCAAGGGCAAGTACCACTGGGTGCCATCCTACGGCGGAAACGTTCCACCCGGAGCAGTTGTGGCCGGAACGACACCTGGCGGAGCACCACTCTACATTGGACGGGGTCACTACTGCGGCAGCTTGACCCCCGGCGTAATTGAGACCTACAACCGCTGCCTCCAGATCCCATTCGGTGGCCAAGAGATCCGTCTGAGCAGCTACGAAGTTCTGGTTAGGAGCGATATTTACCACGGACAGCAGGCCATCCGCCTGGTTTACTGA
- the LOC117137706 gene encoding uncharacterized protein LOC117137706 isoform X2, giving the protein MDNTWVHSSPHSPLPPYAVIGGHDSDRTPIYVGRSFHEGENLPAKVIPSKGCAYVAYGGAEHTKTHYEVLVGQGFAWVPSSSGGVPPNAVRSGTTRTGEPLYVGRGHHAGSLTVGKVHPSHGCLYIPFGGQEVRINTYEVLIKQQHDVWVPASPSFTPPGAVIAGHDSDRTPIYAGRAMHEGEMLPAKVVPSKGTAYVCFGGYEFQKPSYEVLTGYGYVWTNCGHGIPPNAVTTGRARNGELLYYGRGHYQGSLTPGLISASQRCLYIPYGGREIRINSYEILCRQ; this is encoded by the exons ATGG ACAACACCTGGGTGCACTCGTCTCCACACAGCCCCCTGCCCCCTTACGCGGTGATCGGTGGCCATGACTCGGACCGCACGCCCATCTATGTGGGTCGATCCTTTCACGAGGGCGAGAATCTTCCCGCCAAGGTCATACCGAGCAAGGGATGCGCCTATGTGGCCTACGGTGGTGCGGAGCACACGAAGACGCACTACGAGGTGCTGGTGGGTCAGGGATTTGCCTGGGTGCCCAGTTCCAGCGGTGGAGTGCCACCGAATGCGGTGAGGAGCGGAACGACGCGAACGGGCGAGCCGCTCTACGTGGGACGCGGCCATCATGCCGGAAGCTTAACTGTGGGCAAAGTTCATCCGTCGCACGGCTGCCTGTACATTCCATTTGGCGGCCAGGAGGTGCGCATCAACACCTACGAGGTGCTCATCAAGCAGCAGCACGACGTCTGGGTACCGGCCTCGCCCAGTTTCACTCCTCCGGGCGCAGTGATCGCCGGACACGACTCCGACCGTACTCCGATCTACGCCGGAAGGGCGATGCACGAGGGTGAAATGCTGCCCGCCAAGGTGGTGCCGAGCAAGGGAACCGCCTACGTCTGCTTCGGCGGATACGAGTTCCAGAAGCCCAGCTACGAGGTGCTCACTGGCTACGGATATGTGTGGACCAATTGCGGCCACGGCATTCCACCCAACGCCGTAACCACTGGTCGTGCTCGCAACGGAGAACTCCTGTACTATGGGAGAGGACACTACCAGGGCAGCCTGACACCGGGTCTGATCTCGGCCAGCCAGCGATGCCTTTACATTCCCTATGGAGGTCGGGAGATTCGCATCAACTCGTACGAGATTCTCTGCAGACAATAA
- the LOC117137706 gene encoding uncharacterized protein LOC117137706 isoform X1: protein MGGVQPGGVVTVDNTWVHSSPHSPLPPYAVIGGHDSDRTPIYVGRSFHEGENLPAKVIPSKGCAYVAYGGAEHTKTHYEVLVGQGFAWVPSSSGGVPPNAVRSGTTRTGEPLYVGRGHHAGSLTVGKVHPSHGCLYIPFGGQEVRINTYEVLIKQQHDVWVPASPSFTPPGAVIAGHDSDRTPIYAGRAMHEGEMLPAKVVPSKGTAYVCFGGYEFQKPSYEVLTGYGYVWTNCGHGIPPNAVTTGRARNGELLYYGRGHYQGSLTPGLISASQRCLYIPYGGREIRINSYEILCRQ, encoded by the exons ATGG GCGGCGTGCAGCCAGGAGGAGTTGTGACCGTTG ACAACACCTGGGTGCACTCGTCTCCACACAGCCCCCTGCCCCCTTACGCGGTGATCGGTGGCCATGACTCGGACCGCACGCCCATCTATGTGGGTCGATCCTTTCACGAGGGCGAGAATCTTCCCGCCAAGGTCATACCGAGCAAGGGATGCGCCTATGTGGCCTACGGTGGTGCGGAGCACACGAAGACGCACTACGAGGTGCTGGTGGGTCAGGGATTTGCCTGGGTGCCCAGTTCCAGCGGTGGAGTGCCACCGAATGCGGTGAGGAGCGGAACGACGCGAACGGGCGAGCCGCTCTACGTGGGACGCGGCCATCATGCCGGAAGCTTAACTGTGGGCAAAGTTCATCCGTCGCACGGCTGCCTGTACATTCCATTTGGCGGCCAGGAGGTGCGCATCAACACCTACGAGGTGCTCATCAAGCAGCAGCACGACGTCTGGGTACCGGCCTCGCCCAGTTTCACTCCTCCGGGCGCAGTGATCGCCGGACACGACTCCGACCGTACTCCGATCTACGCCGGAAGGGCGATGCACGAGGGTGAAATGCTGCCCGCCAAGGTGGTGCCGAGCAAGGGAACCGCCTACGTCTGCTTCGGCGGATACGAGTTCCAGAAGCCCAGCTACGAGGTGCTCACTGGCTACGGATATGTGTGGACCAATTGCGGCCACGGCATTCCACCCAACGCCGTAACCACTGGTCGTGCTCGCAACGGAGAACTCCTGTACTATGGGAGAGGACACTACCAGGGCAGCCTGACACCGGGTCTGATCTCGGCCAGCCAGCGATGCCTTTACATTCCCTATGGAGGTCGGGAGATTCGCATCAACTCGTACGAGATTCTCTGCAGACAATAA
- the LOC117137974 gene encoding uncharacterized protein LOC117137974: protein MGDYTWISTNVYGSLPPGAILAGHDSDQDPIFVGRAYHNGEMLPAKVVPGKQQAYVPWGGQEISKHDFEVLVGDHFSWIPSSGGSVPPHAIQVGQTGEGEPLYVGRGYFQGSLTPGKIHPSHQCLYIPYGGQEHRLEAYEVLVQPETWVASSGRGIVPGTVVGGHDCDGDQIYVGRAYHEGDLLPAKVIPNKGCAYVPYGGGEVVKHDYELLAGYGYGWVHDSHGNVPGNAVLCGRTSDGEPLFIGRAHHHGSLTPGKIHQSHHCLYIPFGGEEVRIDHYEVLVKG, encoded by the exons aTGGGAG ACTACACCTGGATTAGCACCAACGTTTACGGATCCCTGCCCCCAGGAGCCATCCTCGCTGGCCACGATTCCGACCAGGATCCCATCTTTGTGGGCCGTGCCTACCACAATGGAGAGATGCTGCCAGCGAAGGTGGTGCCCGGCAAGCAGCAGGCCTATGTGCCATGGGGCGGTCAGGAGATCAGCAAGCATGACTTCGAGGTCCTTGTCGGTGATCACTTCTCCTGGATCCCGTCCAGCGGTGGATCTGTCCCGCCCCACGCCATCCAAGTGGGCCAGACTGGCGAGGGTGAGCCCCTGTACGTGGGTCGTGGTTACTTCCAGGGCAGCCTCACCCCCGGCAAGATCCATCCCTCGCACCAGTGCTTGTACATCCCCTACGGCGGACAGGAG CACCGTCTGGAAGCCTATGAGGTGCTGGTccagcccgagacttgggtAGCCTCCAGCGGACGCGGCATTGTTCCCGGAACAGTGGTTGGCGGACACGACTGCGATGGCGATCAGATCTATGTGGGTCGCGCCTACCACGAGGGCGATTTGCTGCCAGCCAAG GTGATCCCCAACAAGGGCTGCGCCTATGTGCCCTACGGAGGCGGTGAGGTTGTGAAGCACGACTACGAGCTGCTGgccggatacggatacggatggGTGCACGACAGCCATGGCAATGTGCCCGGCAATGCCGTTCTCTGCGGTCGCACTTCCGACGGCGAGCCCCTGTTCATCGGCCGTGCCCACCACCACGGCAGCCTCACTCCCGGCAAGATCCACCAGTCGCACCACTGCCTCTACATCCCCTTCGGCGGCGAGGAGGTCCGCATCGACCACTACGAGGTCCTGGTCAAGGGCTAA